The region GATGTACCCGCCGGACTCGGTGGCGTACGTCTGGAACTGGCCGTCGGGCGTGGTGTTCATCTTGTTGACCAGCAGGCCGTCGCGGTCCTGGGCGAGCAGCGGGTCCCAGCTGCGGTCCCAGACCAGCTTGATCACATTCCAGCCGGCGCCGCGGAACTGCGACTCCAGCTCCTGGATGATCTTGCCGTTGCCGCGCACCGGGCCGTCGAGCCGCTGGAGGTTGCAGTTGACCACGAAGGTCAGGTTGTCCAGGCCCTCGCGGGCGGCGATGGACAGCTGGCCCAGCGACTCCGGCTCGTCCATCTCGCCGTCGCCGAGGAAGGCCCACACGTGCGAGGCGGAGGTGTCGGCGATGCCGCGCGCCTCCATGTAGCGGTTCATCCGGGCCTGGTAGATCGCACCGAGCGGGCCGAGGCCCATCGACACGGTCGGGAACTCCCAGAAGTCCGGCATCAGCCGCGGGTGCGGGTAGCTGGACAGCCCCTCGGGCGCCTTGGACTTCTCCTGCCGGAAGGCGTCGAGCTGCGGCTCGCTCAGCCGGTCCAGCAGGAAGGCGCGCGCGTAGATGCCGGGCGAGGCGTGGCCCTGGAAGAAGATCTGGTCGCCGCCGAGGCCGTCGTCCTTGCCGCGGAAGAAGTGGTTGAAGCCCACGTCGTAGAGCGAGGCGGAGGAGGCGAAGGTCGCGATGTGGCCGCCGACGCCGATACCGGGGCGCTGCGCGCGCGAGACCATGACCGCGGCATTCCACCGGGTCGCGTTCAGGATCCGGCGCTCGATCTCCTCGTTGCCGGGGAAGAACGGTTCGTCCCTTGTCGCGATGGTGTTCACGTAGTCGGTGCTGCGCATCTCGGGCACCGCGACGCGCTTCTCGCGGGCGCGCTCGATGAGGCGGAGCATCAGATAGCGGGCACGCTCACGGCCGCGCTCGTCGATGGCCGCGTCCAGCGAGTCCAGCCATTCCGCCGTCTCCTCGGGATCGAAATCCGGGACCTGGCTGGGAAGGCCGCCAATGATGATCGGGTTGCGATCGGATCCGGAAGCCACGCTTTTCCTTTGCTGCTCGTCGGTGCGCGGTGCTCTACTGGGTCGCGCCGCATCCATCGTGTACCGCGCCGCGCGAAACGTCATCTCTACCCAGTGGTAACCGCAGGGCCTGCGGGACGGCGGCTGCGGGACCAGTGGTCGCCCCTGCGGCCGAATCCGAACTCTACGCCCAGTCGGACGTACGACCGATTGGCGGTGCCAATCGTGCGCAAGACCGGCAAACCGTCGTGAGCTGCGTCACCATGGGGTGTGCGGGTTGCGGCGACACGGTCGAATCGTCACCGTTTCGGCGGTCTCGTACGCCGGGTACTTGCGCGATCCGCCGCGCCCGTGTGGACTACCGCCAATAAGTCCGCGTGCGCGTGGGCACACACTGGACTGAGACGAACCGACAGTCCCCATGACAGGAGGCAAAGCGTGAGCGCGACCGCGGACCACGCGGAGGAGCGGACCAACCCGGCGAGCCGGCTTGGTTTCGAGCCCGGACAGGTGGTCCAGGAGCTCGGGTACGACGAGGATTGCGACCAGGAGCTTCGCGAGGGGATCGAGGAGCTCACGGGCGAAGAGCTCGCCGATGAGGAGTACGACGACGTGCCCGACGCCGTCCTGCTGTGGTTCCGCGAGGACGACGGCGACCTCACCGACGCGCTTGTCGACGCCACATCGACCGTCGATCCCGGCGCCCCGATCTGGCTGATGACCCCGAAGACGGGCCGCGACGGCCACGTCGAGCCCAGCGAGATCGGTGAGGCGGCCCAGACGGCCGGTCTCGCCCAGACCAGCAGCGTCAACGCTGCGAAGGACTGGACCGGCAGTCGCCTCGTGACCCCCAAGGCCGCCCGCGCCGGAAAGCGCTAGCCCCGGGCGGTTCGGCGGTGTGCGGCTCCCCGCCGCGGGGGTTGCCGCCGTCGGCCGCCCGCCGATGCGCCATGGCCGGGCGCGCAGTTCCCCGCGCCCCCGAAGTGGTGCACGTCCTCCGCGGCGGCACGCCGCCTCGGGGGCGCGGGGAACTGCGCGCGCAGCCACCCGCCCGGGAAAGGTCCCGGGGACGGCCGTACCCGGCAGACCCGGGGGGGCACCCCGAGGCGCCCGGCAGGGCGGGGCGCACCCCCGAGGAGGAACTCGCGCGATGAGCGCAATCGGCAGCCCGGCACCGGGCTTCTCCCTGCCCGACCAGCACGGCCGCACCGTGACCCTCGCCGATTTCCGCGAGCGGGCGTCGGTCCTGCTGGTCTTCTACCCCTTCGCCTTCACCGGCGTCTGCACCGGCGAGCTCCAGGAGCTGCAAGCGCGCTCCGCCGTCTTCCAGAGCGAGGACGTGCAGGTCCTCGGCGTCTCGTGTGACTCGATGCACACCCAGCGGGTGTTCTCCGACCAGGAGGGCCTGGACTTCCCGCTGCTCTCCGACTTCTGGCCGCACGGGGCGGCGGCCCGGGCGTACGGAGTGTTCGCCGAGGACAAGGGCTGCGCGGTGCGCGGCAGCTTCGTGATCGACCCCTCCGGCATCGTCCGGTGGTCGGTGATCAACGCTCTGCCGGACGCCCGGGACGTTCATGAGTACGTAAAGGCGCTGGAAGCGGTGCGGTCGACGGGAACCGGTCACTAAGCTCGGCTCGTTGATCGGGCACATCGACCCGGTGCCATACGTACACAATCGAACCGATGGGGAGGACTCGTGGGAGTCAGCCTGAGCAAGGGTGGCAACGTCTCGCTGACCAAGGAGGCCCCTAATCTCACGGCGGTCGTCGTCGGTCTGGGCTGGGACGCGCGGACGACCACCGGATCCGATTTCGACCTCGACGCGAGCGCGCTGCTCACCAACGAGGCCGGCAAGGTGCTGTCGGACCAGCACTTCGTCTTCTTCAACAACCTGCGCAGCCCGGACGGCTCGGTCGAGCACACCGGTGACAACCTCACCGGTGAGGGCGAGGGCGACGACGAGGTGATCAACGTCAACCTCGCCGGGGTGCCCGCCGATGTCGTCAAGATCGTCTTCCCGGTCTCGATCTACGAGGCCGAGTCGCGCCAGCAGAGCTTCGGCCAGGTCCGCAACGCCTACATCCGGGTGCTCAACGCGGCCGACCAGCGCGAGCTGGCCCGTTACGACCTGACCGAGGACGCCTCCACCGAGACCGCGATGGTCTTCGGCGAGCTGTACCGGCACGGCGGGGAGTGGAAGTTCCGGGCCATCGGCCAGGGCTACGCGTCGGGGCTGCGGGGTATCGCGCAGGACTTCGGCGTCAACGTCTGAGCAGTACCCGCCAAGGGGGAAAGGACCACCATGGGCGTCACGCTCGCCAAGGGAGGCAATGTCTCCCTCTCCAAGGCCGCGCCGAATCTCACCGCGGTGCAGATCGGCCTGGGCTGGAGGGCCCGTTCGACCACCGGGGCCGACTTCGACCTGGACGCCAGCGCGCTGCTGTGCGGGAACGGCCGGGTGCTGGGGGACGAATACTTCGTCTTCTACAACAACCTCAAGAGTCCGGAGGGCTCGGTCGAGCACACCGGCGACGACCTGACCGGCGGCAGCGGCGGTGACGACGAGACGATCCTGGTGGACCTGACCCTGGTCCCCGAGCAGGTCGACAAGATCGTCTTCCCGGTCTCGATCTACGACGCCGACGCCCGGGTGCAGACCTTCGGACAGGTCAGCGACGCCTATATCCGGGTGCTCAACCAGTCCGACGGGGCCGAGCTGGCCCGTTACGACCTGACTGAGGACGCCTCCACCGAGACGGCGATGATCTTCGGCGAGCTGTACCGCTACGGCGGGGAGTGGAAGTTCCGTGCCGTGGGGCAGGGGTACGCGTCGGGGCTGCGCGGGATCGCCCTAGACTTCGGGGTCAACGTTTCGTAAAGTCGCGTACCGCGCGGGGCACCTCGTGGTCAAAGGTCACCAGGATTGGGTGGGAAGCACGTGCTCCTCAGAACATTCGGCTGGTCGTTCGGCATCACTGTCGCCGGCCTCGCCCTGGCTACAGTCCTCTGGGGGTGGCACGGACTCGCGATCGTGGCGATCCTGTCCGTCCTGGAGATCTCGCTCTCCTTCGACAACGCCGTGATCAACGCGGGCATCCTGCGGAAGATGAACGCCTTCTGGCAGAAGATGTTCCTCACCGTCGGCGTGCTCATCGCGGTGTTCGGCATGCGGCTGGTCTTCCCGATCATCATCGTGGCGATCACCGCGAAGCTGAGCCCGTGGGAGGCGGTCCGGGTCGCGATCAACGACCACGACCGCTACGAGAGCCTGGTCACCGGTGCCCACCCGGCCATCGCCGCCTTCGGCGGGATG is a window of Streptomyces sp. NBC_01477 DNA encoding:
- a CDS encoding DUF3052 domain-containing protein, with the protein product MSATADHAEERTNPASRLGFEPGQVVQELGYDEDCDQELREGIEELTGEELADEEYDDVPDAVLLWFREDDGDLTDALVDATSTVDPGAPIWLMTPKTGRDGHVEPSEIGEAAQTAGLAQTSSVNAAKDWTGSRLVTPKAARAGKR
- a CDS encoding peroxiredoxin: MSAIGSPAPGFSLPDQHGRTVTLADFRERASVLLVFYPFAFTGVCTGELQELQARSAVFQSEDVQVLGVSCDSMHTQRVFSDQEGLDFPLLSDFWPHGAAARAYGVFAEDKGCAVRGSFVIDPSGIVRWSVINALPDARDVHEYVKALEAVRSTGTGH
- a CDS encoding TerD family protein, which translates into the protein MGVSLSKGGNVSLTKEAPNLTAVVVGLGWDARTTTGSDFDLDASALLTNEAGKVLSDQHFVFFNNLRSPDGSVEHTGDNLTGEGEGDDEVINVNLAGVPADVVKIVFPVSIYEAESRQQSFGQVRNAYIRVLNAADQRELARYDLTEDASTETAMVFGELYRHGGEWKFRAIGQGYASGLRGIAQDFGVNV
- a CDS encoding TerD family protein, with amino-acid sequence MGVTLAKGGNVSLSKAAPNLTAVQIGLGWRARSTTGADFDLDASALLCGNGRVLGDEYFVFYNNLKSPEGSVEHTGDDLTGGSGGDDETILVDLTLVPEQVDKIVFPVSIYDADARVQTFGQVSDAYIRVLNQSDGAELARYDLTEDASTETAMIFGELYRYGGEWKFRAVGQGYASGLRGIALDFGVNVS